In the genome of Quercus robur chromosome 3, dhQueRobu3.1, whole genome shotgun sequence, one region contains:
- the LOC126717816 gene encoding uncharacterized protein LOC126717816, translating into MQRIWALPPNKKLVCGLNGSKQPVGESGQTFKRWLGTLCICCNYCPLMPATWTHVDRKCKENAWVEIEKKWIIDPEIISPANQMNWAMHLLGELRRNRRSKLKKKCYPKDALKEDVYKNKPSWADEQDYCALVDYWFDSKTKELVDTNKRSRSFQTDIARTGPISFAQTADNMAKENGQAVEHADVFIKAYCKKDGTPISNEVRDKIDKMKEILNNGGKLVGDHRDGILWAKDDAFAQVMGKERSGRVRGVGFGPTPSGRSGSNLPCVLGPSSTETVQRMIALENSMRDQLADSEQRHQQQLAEALAEAKRESDARHEQQLAEALAEAKRESDARHEQQLAEAMRKSETRHQQQLDETKREMADTKRRMDEIVAFFQKNMPPSSLTGYSGYSATS; encoded by the exons ATGCAGCGTATATGGGCTCTTCCACCGAACAAGAAACTTGTATGTGGGTTAAATGGGAGCAAGCAACCGGTTGGGGAAAGCGGGCAAACATTCAAAAGGTGGTTGGGCACCTTATGCATCTGCTGCAACTATTGCCCACTTATGCCTGCTACTTGGACGCATGTCGACCGTAAATGCAAAGAAAACGCTTGGGTAGAGATAGAG AAAAAATGGATCATTGACCCAGAGATTATTAGCCCAGCTAATCAAATGAACTGGGCAATGCACTTATTAGGAGAGTTGAGAAGGAACCGAAGaagtaagttaaaaaaaaaatgctacccAAAAGATGCGTTAAAAGAAGATGTGTATAAAAACAAACCATCTTGGGCTGACGAGCAGGACTACTGCGCACTAGTTGACTATTGGTTTGATTCTAAAACGAAG GAATTAGTGGATACGAACAAGAGAAGTCGTTCGTTTCAGACGGATATAGCGAGGACAGGGCCTATAAGTTTTGCACAAACTGCTGACAATATG GCAAAAGAAAACGGCCAAGCAGTGGAGCATGCAGATGTTTTCATAAAAGCATACTGCAAGAAAGATGGGACTCCTATTAGTAATGAAGTGCGAGACAAGATT gataaaatgaaagaaattttaaacaacGGGGGCAAGCTAGTAGGAGACCATCGCGATGGAATTCTCTGGGCAAAAGATGATGCGTTCGCTCAAGTGATGGGCAAAGAACGTTCTGGACGTGTCCGTGGGGTCGGTTTTGGACCAACCCCATCAGGAAGAAGTGGGTCCAACCTTCCATGTGTGCTTGGGCCGTCGTCCACTGAAACGGTCCAACGAATGATTGCATTGGAAAATTCGATGAGGGACCAACTTGCTGACTCAGAGCAAAGGCATCAGCAGCAACTGGCCGAAGCACTGGCCGAAGCAAAGCGGGAGTCAGATGCACGGCATGAGCAGCAACTAGCCGAAGCACTGGCCGAAGCAAAGCGGGAGTCAGATGCACGGCATGAGCAGCAACTGGCCGAAGCAATGCGCAAATCAGAAACACGGCATCAGCAGCAGCTGGACGAAACAAAGCGGGAAATGGCCGATACAAAGCGGAGAATGGATGAAATAGTAGCCTTCTTCCAAAAGAACATGCCACCATCCAGTTTAACTGGATATTCAG gATATAGCGCAACATCATAG